A genomic window from Punica granatum isolate Tunisia-2019 chromosome 2, ASM765513v2, whole genome shotgun sequence includes:
- the LOC116194273 gene encoding uncharacterized protein At5g39865-like has product MWSNWLPGRVRIFPRSPRSRSFSCSSFRDVQDLCSPEPDARPDSPRSPTVFHRICSTGSGVAIRCAASLSDSPPPPPPPPAVVVYFTSLRVVRKTFEDCRAVRSILRGLRVPIDERDLAMDASLVGELQAITGRRRLALPCVFIGGRLIGGLEEVRRLYESGELRALEGRGGGGRSNSAAVGPSGVCVQCGGLRYVVCEKCDGSRRIYAKGLPGFRACMVCNVNGLAKCRSCSLNPDGAGPTKCC; this is encoded by the coding sequence ATGTGGTCGAACTGGTTACCGGGTCGGGTCAGGATATTCCCGAGATCGCCCCGATCGAGGAGCTTCTCCTGTTCATCCTTCAGGGACGTACAGGATCTGTGCtcgccggagcccgatgcccGACCCGACTCCCCCCGCAGCCCCACCGTCTTCCACCGCATCTGCTCCACCGGCTCCGGCGTCGCCATCCGCTGCGCAGCCTCCCTCTCGGACTCTCccccgccgccgccgcctccTCCCGCCGTGGTGGTCTACTTCACCAGCCTCCGCGTGGTCCGGAAGACCTTCGAGGACTGCAGGGCCGTCCGGTCAATCCTCCGCGGGCTCCGCGTCCCGATCGACGAGCGGGACCTCGCCATGGACGCGAGCCTCGTCGGGGAGCTCCAGGCGATCACCGGCCGCCGGAGGCTGGCCCTGCCGTGCGTATTCATTGGCGGGAGGCTAATCGGCGGGCTCGAGGAGGTGAGGCGGCTCTACGAGAGCGGGGAGCTGAGGGCTCTGGAGGGCCGCGGTGGTGGTGGGAGGAGCAACTCGGCGGCGGTGGGGCCCAGTGGGGTATGTGTCCAGTGTGGAGGGCTGAGGTACGTTGTGTGCGAGAAGTGCGACGGGAGCCGGCGGATCTACGCGAAGGGATTGCCTGGGTTCAGGGCGTGTATGGTCTGCAATGTGAACGGTCTGGCCAAGTGCCGTTCCTGCTCTCTTAACCCTGACGGCGCCGGCCCGACCAAATGCTGCTGA